From Enterococcus wangshanyuanii, the proteins below share one genomic window:
- a CDS encoding putative polysaccharide biosynthesis protein, whose protein sequence is MINQSNPADQPVLTNQEKMVKGSAWMTASNIISRLLGAVYIIPWYAWMGEHANEANSLSSMGYTVYALFLLISTAGIPAAIAKQTSYYNSLNEYKVSRQLFYKALQLMAILGAIFAIVMYLASPLLAKWSGGGEDLIPTMRSLSLAVLIFPCMSVVRGYFQGNQDMMPYALSQIVEQVARVFYMLLTAFIIMKVFKGNYVDAVTQSTLAAAIGMLASFVVLFFYIRKQKPMFDYLEAHSANEHEASTRDLLTETLKEAIPFIIVGSGVTVFKLVDQFTFSNFMNTFTTYSGSQLRTFFAIFNANPDKLTMVVIALATSISATGLPLITEAITLKNYRDLSKLISNNLQLFMFVMLPATFGMIVLAKPLYTMFYAPDNLGVSVLVQACFAGLFMGLYMLSSTMLMGMYENKAAIKYFGLGLALKLIVQYPAIRLFEVYGPAIATMIGFAFACTLILRKIKKVSRFNFSLTLRRGLLIFLITLVMVVATVIMRQFLYLFLDPTRKFQSFMIIIIVAAFGGAVYGYITLKLRLADKLLGSSVNKIRRKLKIR, encoded by the coding sequence ATGATCAATCAATCAAATCCTGCTGATCAACCAGTCTTGACGAACCAGGAAAAAATGGTCAAAGGTTCGGCGTGGATGACAGCTAGTAATATAATTTCTCGGTTGTTGGGTGCAGTATATATCATTCCTTGGTATGCATGGATGGGTGAACACGCCAATGAAGCGAATAGTTTGTCTTCAATGGGGTATACTGTTTACGCACTTTTTTTATTAATTTCTACAGCAGGGATTCCTGCAGCGATCGCTAAACAAACCTCGTATTACAATTCTCTTAATGAGTATAAGGTGAGCCGACAGCTCTTTTATAAAGCTCTCCAATTGATGGCTATTTTAGGAGCGATTTTTGCTATCGTCATGTATCTGGCCTCGCCTTTGTTGGCTAAGTGGTCAGGAGGCGGTGAAGATTTGATTCCAACGATGCGGTCACTGAGCTTGGCAGTCTTGATCTTCCCTTGTATGAGTGTTGTTCGTGGTTACTTCCAAGGAAATCAGGATATGATGCCGTATGCCTTGTCACAGATCGTTGAACAAGTTGCTCGTGTCTTCTATATGTTACTGACAGCATTCATTATCATGAAAGTTTTCAAGGGGAATTATGTTGATGCGGTAACACAATCTACCTTGGCAGCAGCAATCGGAATGTTAGCTAGCTTTGTTGTACTATTTTTCTATATTCGTAAACAAAAGCCAATGTTCGATTACTTGGAAGCCCACAGTGCGAATGAGCACGAAGCATCTACTCGTGATTTATTGACAGAAACATTAAAAGAAGCGATTCCATTTATCATTGTAGGCTCAGGCGTTACTGTGTTTAAATTGGTCGATCAATTTACATTTTCAAATTTCATGAATACTTTTACGACATATTCAGGCAGTCAGTTGCGTACATTTTTCGCTATTTTTAATGCGAACCCTGACAAATTAACGATGGTTGTCATTGCTTTAGCAACATCGATTTCTGCAACGGGATTGCCATTGATCACCGAAGCGATCACATTGAAAAATTACCGTGATCTTTCAAAGCTGATCAGCAATAATTTACAATTATTTATGTTTGTGATGTTGCCGGCGACGTTTGGAATGATCGTATTAGCGAAACCGTTATATACAATGTTTTATGCACCAGATAATCTAGGAGTCTCAGTCTTGGTACAGGCGTGTTTTGCTGGCTTGTTTATGGGGCTATATATGTTGTCTTCAACAATGTTGATGGGGATGTATGAAAATAAAGCGGCCATCAAGTATTTTGGCTTAGGCTTAGCCTTGAAACTGATCGTTCAATATCCAGCCATTCGATTATTTGAAGTCTATGGACCAGCGATTGCTACGATGATCGGTTTTGCTTTTGCATGTACGTTGATTTTGAGAAAAATCAAAAAAGTCAGCCGTTTTAATTTTAGCTTGACCTTGCGCCGAGGATTATTGATCTTTTTGATCACGTTAGTGATGGTCGTTGCGACTGTTATTATGCGTCAGTTCTTATATTTATTCTTAGACCCAACACGTAAGTTCCAGTCATTTATGATCATTATCATCGTGGCAGCTTTTGGCGGAGCTGTATATGGTTATATTACGTTGAAATTGAGACTAGCAGATAAATTATTAGGGAGCAGCGTGAATAAAATTCGCCGCAAACTAAAAATAAGATAA
- a CDS encoding pseudouridine synthase, whose translation MRLDKFLAEAGVGSRKEVKQLLKKNLVTVNEQPVKDGKLHIDEYQDIVLFAGERVIYQKFYYYLLHKPQGVVSATEDARDQTVIDLLKEEDYRTDLFPVGRLDKDTEGLLLLTNDGQLAHRLLSPKKHVDKEYLAEIEGLVTEEDVQIFASGFALTNGEQVKPSKLLIDSINETDQASQIRLIIQEGKFHQVKRMFEAVDKKVVYLKRLRMGSLVLDEQLPLGAYRSLTEVELQELQDS comes from the coding sequence ATGCGTTTAGATAAATTTCTTGCCGAAGCAGGAGTTGGCAGTAGGAAGGAAGTCAAACAATTACTGAAAAAAAATCTCGTAACGGTAAATGAACAACCTGTAAAAGATGGCAAGCTGCATATCGATGAATATCAGGACATCGTTTTATTTGCAGGAGAACGAGTGATCTATCAAAAATTTTATTATTATCTATTACATAAACCGCAAGGAGTTGTGTCCGCAACGGAAGATGCAAGGGATCAAACGGTGATCGATTTACTGAAAGAGGAAGATTATCGTACCGATTTATTTCCTGTTGGGCGTTTAGACAAGGATACGGAAGGGTTATTACTTTTAACGAATGACGGCCAATTGGCGCATCGACTATTGTCACCTAAGAAGCATGTAGATAAAGAATATCTTGCTGAAATCGAAGGGCTAGTGACAGAAGAAGATGTGCAGATATTCGCTTCTGGCTTTGCTCTAACGAACGGTGAACAGGTAAAACCAAGCAAGCTTTTGATCGACTCGATCAATGAAACAGATCAAGCATCACAGATCCGTTTGATCATTCAAGAAGGAAAGTTTCATCAAGTGAAACGAATGTTTGAAGCGGTCGATAAAAAAGTTGTTTATCTGAAACGTTTACGTATGGGCAGTTTAGTATTAGATGAGCAGCTGCCTTTGGGAGCCTATCGTTCATTGACAGAGGTGGAACTTCAAGAGCTGCAAGATAGTTAA
- a CDS encoding ABC transporter ATP-binding protein — translation MKAIELKGLTKLYKKKPAINQVDLTVEKGEIYGFIGPNGSGKSTTIKSMLNFIYPDHGTATILGLDSVKNAKEIRKRTGYVSSDVRFYPAMTTLDILNYVAEFHQLKNSKEQIQYFIERFDIDGKKKMSELSLGNKKKIAIIAGILPNPELLILDEPTNGLDPLMQHRLFEELEKYNKNGMTIFLSSHDLNEIQQHAHRAAFIRQGEIITVQDISKEKSLGKVITLIGDHIPLSLFEKIGAAILKHQGNETRLFYEGNLQEVLPLLSDPSIQDFTITNPELEDQFMALYEGGETK, via the coding sequence ATGAAAGCCATTGAATTAAAGGGATTAACCAAGTTGTATAAAAAGAAACCGGCGATCAATCAAGTAGATCTAACTGTAGAAAAAGGAGAAATTTATGGCTTTATTGGGCCAAATGGTTCTGGAAAATCAACAACGATCAAATCGATGCTGAATTTTATTTATCCAGATCACGGAACTGCGACGATTCTTGGCTTGGACAGTGTCAAAAACGCCAAAGAAATTCGTAAACGTACAGGATATGTCTCAAGTGATGTACGTTTTTATCCAGCCATGACAACATTAGATATTCTAAATTATGTGGCTGAGTTTCACCAACTTAAAAATAGTAAAGAACAAATCCAGTATTTTATTGAGCGATTTGATATTGACGGGAAGAAAAAAATGTCTGAACTGTCACTGGGAAATAAAAAGAAAATTGCGATCATCGCTGGTATTTTGCCTAATCCAGAATTATTGATTTTAGATGAGCCCACGAATGGCTTAGACCCATTGATGCAGCATCGATTATTTGAAGAACTGGAAAAATATAATAAAAATGGCATGACTATTTTTTTATCTAGCCATGATCTAAATGAAATCCAACAGCATGCACATCGAGCGGCATTTATTCGTCAAGGTGAGATCATTACGGTGCAGGATATTTCTAAAGAAAAATCATTAGGAAAAGTCATTACCTTGATCGGAGATCATATTCCGCTCTCTTTATTTGAAAAAATCGGTGCAGCGATCTTAAAACATCAAGGAAATGAAACACGTTTATTCTATGAAGGAAATTTACAAGAAGTATTGCCGTTATTGAGCGATCCATCGATCCAGGATTTTACCATCACCAATCCAGAACTCGAAGATCAATTTATGGCACTGTACGAAGGAGGGGAAACAAAATGA
- a CDS encoding ABC transporter permease subunit: protein MITAKIETRSLVKGMLIWIILFSVIIFGFSAVYPQMHSSAMKDLLDAKLTGLSPSLLKTFNISVEGQASFLVATGFFAYYFQYMFLASSIYAMMLGSQTLIKEETDGTIEFLYAQPVTRKGIVTSKLVSNMLVLGVFWLISYGVSLGSTLLYRQSTDSTATIVKEISKIFIQESLILLFFLALGFLISTFLKSSKQSTSISLGVVFAFYLIGIFADLNDSFSWAKNMSPTHMGIPSNLLDKGLSAGHAGFLVILIILFLAGTYVLYQRKDLKI, encoded by the coding sequence ATGATCACAGCAAAAATCGAAACGCGTTCATTGGTCAAAGGGATGCTGATCTGGATCATCTTATTTTCGGTCATCATTTTTGGATTCAGTGCTGTTTATCCGCAAATGCATAGCTCTGCGATGAAAGATTTGCTGGATGCCAAATTGACAGGACTTTCGCCGTCCCTATTAAAAACGTTCAATATCAGTGTAGAAGGACAAGCTAGCTTCTTAGTAGCAACAGGCTTTTTTGCTTACTATTTTCAATATATGTTTTTAGCTTCTTCCATTTATGCGATGATGTTAGGCAGTCAGACCCTGATCAAGGAAGAGACGGATGGAACGATAGAATTTCTTTACGCGCAGCCAGTGACCCGCAAAGGAATCGTGACGAGTAAATTAGTAAGTAATATGCTTGTTTTGGGTGTTTTTTGGCTGATCTCTTACGGTGTTTCTTTAGGATCGACATTGCTTTATCGTCAATCAACGGACTCAACTGCAACGATCGTAAAGGAAATCAGTAAGATTTTTATTCAAGAAAGTTTGATCCTTTTGTTTTTCCTAGCGCTGGGATTTTTGATCTCGACCTTTTTAAAATCAAGTAAACAAAGCACCAGTATATCACTGGGTGTCGTATTTGCTTTCTACTTGATCGGGATTTTTGCTGATTTAAATGACTCGTTTAGTTGGGCAAAAAATATGTCGCCGACTCATATGGGCATTCCGAGCAACTTGCTAGATAAAGGGTTGTCGGCTGGTCACGCTGGATTTCTGGTAATCTTGATCATATTATTTTTAGCGGGGACCTATGTGCTTTACCAACGAAAGGATCTGAAGATTTAG
- a CDS encoding TetR/AcrR family transcriptional regulator, with protein sequence MAEINIDPKKYERIIQAALKQFAKQGYQRANTEDIAIAAGVSKGLVFHYFGNKQKLYERTISDVIDCLNEQSKDVFEKEYADLVEVVVASTQHKLNLERTFPDHIHLLIASYAQKKMLPDKIQVKLDHYLAENMAIAQQLLTKIINKLPLKKNISREDVVRLVLGVFNQIYLESLTFLEENQQVTEIHQMQFLVERSQSYMNILQAGFLEQ encoded by the coding sequence GTGGCAGAAATCAACATCGATCCAAAAAAATATGAACGGATAATACAAGCTGCTTTAAAGCAATTTGCTAAACAGGGTTATCAACGCGCAAACACAGAAGATATTGCTATAGCGGCGGGTGTTTCCAAAGGATTGGTTTTTCATTATTTTGGAAATAAGCAAAAGCTGTATGAACGCACGATCAGCGATGTGATCGACTGTTTAAATGAACAGTCAAAAGATGTGTTTGAAAAAGAGTATGCGGATCTAGTTGAAGTGGTAGTAGCTTCTACACAGCACAAGCTAAATTTAGAACGGACTTTTCCTGACCATATCCATTTGCTGATTGCTTCATATGCACAGAAAAAAATGCTTCCTGATAAAATACAAGTAAAATTGGATCACTATCTGGCTGAAAATATGGCTATTGCACAGCAGCTTCTAACGAAGATCATCAACAAGCTTCCGCTCAAAAAAAACATCTCTAGAGAAGATGTGGTTCGTTTAGTACTAGGTGTTTTCAATCAGATTTATTTAGAGAGTCTGACTTTTTTAGAAGAAAACCAACAGGTGACGGAGATTCATCAAATGCAATTTTTAGTTGAACGTTCACAAAGCTATATGAACATTCTGCAGGCTGGTTTTTTAGAACAATGA
- a CDS encoding NAD(P)H-hydrate dehydratase has translation MNELSEELLHSVIKKRPELSHKGTFGRVVLIGGNERYGGAIIMSAEAAVNSGAGLITVVTAEKNHAPLHARLPEVMVIDWLQIQDIQAVLAEADVILIGPGLGLSEHSHTLLQLVIQEQQAKHWLVIDGSGITLFAKYHYQLAYPQQAVFTPHQMEWQRLSGLTIPNQTVKNNQTAQKTLDSHLVLKSHRTTIYTFNDYFVNPLGNPGMATGGMGDTLAGMITGFLAQFDAKKDALCAAVYLHSLIGDVLGQDHYVVLPTEISKQIPYYMKRFEQ, from the coding sequence ATGAACGAATTGTCCGAAGAACTACTACATAGCGTGATCAAAAAACGCCCTGAGCTTTCCCACAAGGGGACTTTCGGGCGAGTCGTGCTGATTGGCGGCAATGAAAGATACGGCGGTGCGATCATCATGAGTGCTGAAGCTGCTGTCAACTCTGGCGCTGGGCTAATCACTGTCGTTACAGCAGAAAAAAATCACGCTCCGCTGCATGCTCGCTTGCCTGAGGTAATGGTCATCGATTGGCTTCAGATACAAGATATTCAAGCTGTTTTAGCAGAAGCTGATGTTATTTTGATCGGTCCTGGACTTGGTTTAAGCGAACATAGTCATACGTTATTACAATTAGTGATCCAGGAGCAGCAGGCAAAACACTGGCTAGTTATCGACGGTTCTGGCATTACTTTGTTTGCTAAATATCACTATCAGCTAGCTTATCCTCAGCAAGCTGTTTTTACCCCTCATCAAATGGAATGGCAACGTTTAAGTGGACTGACTATTCCAAATCAAACTGTAAAAAATAATCAAACTGCTCAAAAAACATTAGACAGTCATTTAGTGTTGAAAAGTCATCGTACGACGATTTATACTTTTAACGACTATTTTGTCAATCCTCTTGGAAATCCAGGCATGGCAACTGGCGGAATGGGGGACACACTTGCTGGAATGATCACTGGTTTTTTAGCTCAATTTGATGCTAAAAAAGATGCCCTGTGCGCTGCTGTTTACCTCCATAGCTTGATTGGCGATGTTCTCGGACAAGATCATTATGTCGTCTTACCAACAGAAATCAGCAAGCAAATTCCTTATTACATGAAACGTTTTGAACAATGA
- the pepV gene encoding dipeptidase PepV translates to MTIDWQKEVDARKEALLEDLQNLLRINSERDDAKATPEAPFGPGPVAGLKHMLSYGERDGFVVKNVDNYAGHIEYGEGDETLGIFGHMDVVPAGDGWDTDPYEPVIKDRKIFARGSSDDKGPSMAAYYALKIIKDLGVPLSKKVRFVVGSDEESGWGDMEYYFKHEETPDFGFSPDAEFPIINGEKGNVSLYARFSGSSEGEYDLESFNAGLRENMVPGTATAVITVPSEEAAEKVQGAFSVFVDEEPISGTLEAEGTTVTIKVVGKGAHGASPQSGINAATFLAVFLNSYSFGGAAKEFIEVAATLVHEDFYGEKLGVAFEDTKMGKLTMNAGLFVFEKDKEEGNFMSLNFRYPKGTSAEQLEAGVKATAGKIGAEIVQGGRNQEPHYVPADDPLVETLLQVYEDHTGQKGHEQIIGGGTYGRLLKRGVAYGAMFPGYTDTMHQANEFMALDDLFRATAIYADAIYRLAK, encoded by the coding sequence ATGACAATTGATTGGCAAAAAGAAGTAGATGCCCGCAAAGAGGCACTATTAGAAGATTTACAGAATTTATTACGCATCAATAGTGAGCGTGACGATGCAAAAGCAACACCAGAAGCGCCTTTTGGCCCAGGACCTGTGGCTGGTTTGAAACATATGCTTTCTTACGGCGAACGTGATGGCTTTGTCGTAAAAAATGTGGATAACTATGCAGGACATATCGAATATGGTGAAGGTGATGAAACGTTAGGTATCTTCGGCCATATGGACGTGGTTCCTGCAGGTGATGGCTGGGACACTGATCCATACGAACCAGTGATCAAAGACAGGAAAATTTTCGCTCGCGGCTCAAGCGATGATAAAGGACCAAGTATGGCCGCTTATTATGCATTGAAAATCATCAAAGATCTAGGTGTACCATTATCAAAGAAAGTTCGTTTTGTAGTCGGTAGTGACGAAGAAAGCGGCTGGGGCGATATGGAGTATTACTTCAAACATGAAGAAACACCTGATTTTGGTTTTTCTCCAGATGCTGAGTTTCCGATCATCAACGGGGAGAAGGGAAACGTTTCACTATATGCACGCTTTAGCGGCTCAAGTGAAGGTGAATATGACTTAGAGAGCTTCAATGCTGGTTTACGTGAAAACATGGTTCCTGGTACAGCAACAGCAGTGATCACTGTTCCTTCTGAAGAAGCTGCTGAAAAAGTGCAAGGGGCATTCAGTGTGTTTGTTGATGAAGAACCAATTTCTGGTACTTTAGAAGCAGAAGGTACAACTGTTACGATCAAAGTTGTCGGAAAAGGCGCTCACGGTGCTAGCCCGCAATCAGGGATCAATGCAGCGACATTCTTGGCTGTTTTCCTAAATAGCTATAGCTTTGGCGGCGCGGCAAAAGAATTTATCGAAGTGGCTGCAACATTAGTGCATGAAGATTTCTACGGTGAAAAATTAGGCGTAGCTTTTGAAGATACTAAAATGGGCAAACTAACAATGAATGCGGGTCTGTTCGTATTTGAAAAAGATAAAGAAGAAGGCAACTTTATGAGCTTGAACTTCCGTTATCCTAAAGGGACATCGGCAGAACAATTAGAAGCAGGTGTTAAAGCAACAGCTGGCAAGATCGGTGCAGAAATCGTTCAAGGCGGCCGCAATCAAGAACCGCATTACGTACCAGCAGATGATCCATTGGTAGAAACATTACTGCAAGTGTATGAAGATCACACTGGACAAAAAGGCCACGAACAAATCATCGGCGGTGGAACTTACGGACGTTTATTAAAACGCGGTGTGGCTTATGGTGCGATGTTCCCAGGCTATACAGATACAATGCATCAAGCAAACGAATTTATGGCATTGGATGATTTATTCCGTGCAACAGCTATTTATGCGGATGCGATTTATCGTTTGGCGAAATAA
- a CDS encoding ABC transporter ATP-binding protein, producing MIRFQQVSKKYNNQAVLEDFDIAIEDGEFFVLVGPSGSGKTTTLKMINRLIEPTDGDIYFNDQRLIEYDLKELRLTIGYVLQQIALFPNLTVAENIELIPEMKRWNKTQRRERTEELLRKVNLPPEEYLHRKPAELSGGEQQRIGILRAIAAKPDIILMDEPFSALDPISRGQLQLLIKDLHKEMASTVVFVTHDMNEALLLGDRICVMKEGKIVQTDTPEEIRSHPANEFVAQFFQQDHSNLENYCAEDLLKIDSLAPAQMTGEVNVALDTTLPVIIRALIEGKRVTLVEEEKVHGEITDRAILRFLETKMEKGDQ from the coding sequence ATGATTCGGTTTCAACAGGTTTCCAAAAAATATAATAATCAGGCAGTTTTAGAAGATTTTGATATAGCGATCGAAGATGGTGAGTTTTTTGTATTGGTCGGTCCCAGCGGCAGTGGAAAAACGACAACACTGAAAATGATCAATCGATTGATCGAGCCGACAGATGGGGATATCTATTTTAATGATCAGCGTTTGATCGAGTATGACTTAAAAGAACTTCGATTGACGATCGGTTATGTTCTTCAACAAATTGCTCTTTTTCCTAATCTGACTGTGGCTGAAAATATCGAATTGATTCCAGAAATGAAACGCTGGAACAAAACGCAGCGAAGAGAAAGAACGGAGGAGCTATTACGAAAAGTCAATTTGCCGCCAGAGGAATATTTACACCGTAAACCGGCAGAATTATCAGGTGGTGAACAGCAGCGGATCGGTATTTTAAGAGCGATCGCAGCAAAACCAGATATCATTTTGATGGATGAACCCTTTAGTGCATTAGACCCTATTTCAAGAGGTCAGCTGCAATTATTGATCAAAGATTTGCATAAAGAAATGGCGAGTACAGTCGTTTTCGTCACACATGATATGAACGAAGCATTACTATTAGGCGATCGAATTTGTGTGATGAAAGAGGGGAAAATCGTACAGACGGATACTCCGGAAGAAATCCGCAGCCATCCGGCGAATGAGTTTGTGGCGCAGTTTTTCCAACAAGATCATTCGAACTTGGAAAATTACTGTGCAGAAGATTTACTGAAAATAGATTCGTTAGCTCCAGCCCAAATGACAGGAGAAGTGAACGTAGCACTAGATACGACATTACCAGTGATTATTCGTGCACTCATAGAAGGAAAGCGTGTCACACTGGTTGAAGAAGAAAAAGTTCATGGAGAAATCACAGATCGGGCAATCCTAAGATTCTTAGAGACAAAGATGGAAAAAGGTGATCAATAA
- a CDS encoding ABC transporter permease/substrate-binding protein translates to MGKLIETLAARKEEFIQAVVEHIQLSLLSLLIAILLAIPLAILLTNYKKVAEAVLQITGIFQTIPSLALLGLLIPIIGIGTPPAVVALVIYALFPILQNTYTGLTEIDPSLEEAAEAFGMTKREKLVKFELQLALPYIISGIRTATVMIIGTATLAALIGAGGLGSFILLGIDRNNVYLILIGAISSAVLAVLFNYGIHLLEKATVKRIVTAFMVLLALLIGSFVYTHQEAEQKEITIAGKLGAEPDIIINMYKELIENNSDIHVNLKTNFGKTSFLFNALKSGEIDVYPEFTGTVLETFLKDNKNTSNDPREVYEYARDQIKQQENMDYLEPMRYQNTYAVAVKRSFAEENGLKTIEDLKKVESQLKAGFTLEFIDRDDGYKGLQKLYGLNVEVKSMEPSLRYQAINNGDVNVVDAYSTDSELKQYDLVILKDNKQLFPPYQGAPLLKAETLKKYPELKDLLEPLVGKITEEEMSDMNYQVNVEQKDPATVAHDYLVKHKLLEE, encoded by the coding sequence ATGGGGAAACTGATAGAAACGTTAGCAGCACGGAAAGAAGAGTTTATTCAAGCTGTGGTCGAGCATATCCAATTATCATTGTTATCTTTGTTGATTGCGATTCTTTTAGCAATTCCACTGGCGATTTTACTTACAAATTATAAAAAAGTAGCAGAAGCAGTATTACAAATCACAGGGATTTTTCAAACGATTCCGTCCTTAGCTTTATTAGGCTTGTTGATACCGATCATCGGAATCGGAACGCCGCCGGCAGTAGTAGCGTTAGTGATTTACGCGTTATTTCCGATCTTGCAAAATACGTATACTGGGCTGACGGAAATCGATCCTTCCTTAGAAGAAGCAGCTGAAGCTTTTGGGATGACGAAACGGGAAAAATTAGTCAAATTTGAGTTACAATTAGCGTTGCCGTATATCATTTCCGGTATTCGCACTGCAACGGTAATGATCATTGGTACGGCAACCTTAGCTGCTTTGATCGGTGCAGGCGGATTGGGTTCATTTATCTTGCTCGGGATCGATCGAAATAATGTCTATTTGATTTTGATTGGTGCGATTTCCTCTGCTGTACTGGCTGTGCTGTTTAATTACGGTATTCATCTATTGGAAAAAGCCACAGTCAAACGAATCGTTACAGCTTTTATGGTATTACTAGCATTATTGATTGGGTCATTTGTTTATACACACCAAGAAGCAGAACAAAAAGAAATCACGATTGCGGGAAAATTAGGCGCAGAACCAGATATCATCATCAATATGTATAAAGAATTGATCGAGAACAATAGTGACATCCATGTAAATTTAAAAACAAATTTTGGAAAAACCAGCTTTTTATTTAATGCTTTAAAATCGGGTGAGATCGATGTTTATCCAGAATTTACGGGGACAGTTCTTGAAACCTTCCTAAAAGATAATAAGAATACATCTAATGATCCGCGGGAAGTTTACGAATATGCACGTGACCAAATCAAACAACAGGAAAATATGGATTATTTAGAGCCAATGCGTTATCAAAATACCTATGCAGTAGCAGTCAAACGTTCTTTTGCAGAAGAAAACGGACTGAAAACCATCGAAGATTTGAAAAAAGTCGAAAGTCAGCTAAAAGCTGGATTTACGCTTGAATTTATCGATCGTGATGATGGCTATAAAGGTTTACAAAAATTGTATGGACTCAATGTAGAGGTCAAATCAATGGAACCGTCTTTACGCTACCAGGCAATCAATAACGGTGATGTGAATGTTGTAGATGCTTATTCTACAGATAGTGAACTTAAGCAGTATGATCTCGTCATTTTGAAAGACAATAAACAACTATTCCCACCATATCAGGGCGCACCATTATTAAAAGCAGAAACACTGAAAAAATATCCGGAACTGAAAGACTTATTAGAACCTCTAGTCGGAAAAATCACTGAAGAAGAAATGAGTGATATGAACTATCAGGTCAATGTGGAACAAAAAGATCCGGCGACAGTGGCTCACGATTATTTAGTGAAGCATAAGCTGTTGGAAGAATAA
- a CDS encoding matrixin family metalloprotease: MKKKNFYVLFGLLLLLSFTMKSEAAKPPRFKGVLSQGVRNIKYYIAPSASGVAGHIDNAKHNWMYTGWANPIYMYKQNHNWLSNIDAHGYTSSGSKTGGYVEFYDNTDRAIATGGNAPNRNYFYAIIRFNMHYKNNSYMRDRIPKHEMGHALGLAHINDKTSIMHPSVEGGPRKVDRDASNKITDIYGW, from the coding sequence ATGAAAAAGAAAAATTTTTATGTGTTGTTTGGATTGTTGTTGTTACTTAGTTTTACTATGAAGTCGGAAGCTGCAAAACCACCTAGATTTAAAGGAGTTTTATCTCAAGGTGTTAGGAACATCAAGTATTATATTGCCCCAAGTGCATCCGGAGTAGCGGGGCATATTGACAATGCTAAACATAATTGGATGTATACTGGTTGGGCAAATCCAATCTATATGTATAAGCAAAATCATAATTGGTTATCCAATATTGACGCCCACGGTTACACAAGTTCTGGTAGCAAAACTGGAGGGTATGTAGAGTTTTACGATAATACTGATAGAGCGATTGCCACTGGAGGAAATGCACCAAATAGAAACTACTTCTACGCAATCATTCGTTTCAATATGCATTATAAAAATAATAGTTATATGAGAGATCGAATTCCAAAACATGAAATGGGCCATGCCTTAGGTTTAGCTCATATAAATGATAAGACGAGTATCATGCATCCAAGTGTAGAAGGTGGTCCTCGTAAAGTGGATAGAGATGCAAGCAATAAAATTACAGATATTTACGGATGGTGA
- the argR gene encoding arginine repressor yields the protein MKKADRQRLIKQLITEKEIETQDELIALLEQSGVKATQATVSRDVREMSIVKTHGSDGRVKYAIFSQSQPSSSEEKLKESVKDSVIRMERVQFMVIVHTDMGAADVVTNFLDEVKYDEIAGTVAGVDTIIIIARSEADAKAVVERFENMMN from the coding sequence ATGAAAAAAGCAGATCGTCAACGCTTGATCAAACAATTGATCACTGAAAAAGAAATAGAAACTCAGGATGAGTTGATCGCACTTCTTGAACAATCAGGAGTTAAAGCAACTCAGGCAACCGTTTCAAGAGATGTTCGTGAAATGAGTATCGTAAAAACGCATGGCTCAGATGGCCGTGTGAAATATGCGATTTTTTCTCAAAGCCAACCATCCAGCAGCGAAGAAAAACTAAAGGAATCGGTCAAAGACTCTGTGATCCGGATGGAACGTGTGCAGTTTATGGTTATCGTCCACACGGATATGGGCGCGGCGGATGTTGTCACTAATTTTCTTGACGAAGTAAAGTATGATGAGATTGCAGGAACAGTCGCAGGTGTAGATACGATTATTATCATCGCACGTTCAGAAGCAGATGCTAAAGCAGTTGTTGAACGTTTTGAAAACATGATGAATTAA